GCGCGAGGGAGTCGACATCAAGGTCATCGGCCTGTTCACGCTGGTGCAGGCGCCGTGGAGCTTCAAGTTCCTGTGGTCGCCATTGATGGACCGCTACGCGATCCCGCTGCCGGGCATGGGCCGCAAGCTCGGGTGGACGCTGGTGGCGCAGGCCGCGCTGCTCCTTTCGACGCTGGCGCTGGCGAACGTCTCGGTCAGCGCCGATGCGATCTGGGTCGTCGGGTCCCTGACGCTGGCCATCGCCCTGGCATCGGCGACCCAGGACATCGCCATCGACGCCTATGCCGTCGAGGTGCTGCGGCCGCAGGAGCAGGGAGCCGCCGTGGGTGCACGCATCGCGTTGTACCGGGCGGCCATGTTCGTTGCCGGCGGCCTTGCCATCACGATGGCGGGAACGTGGTCATGGCCGGCCGTGTTCGCCGGACTGGCGCTGCTCTATCTTCCGATGGCGGTCGTCACGCTGCTGGCCCCGCGCCCGGACACCGAGACGCTGCCGGCGCCGACGTCGCTTCGCGCGGCGGTCTGGGAGCCGTTCGTCGGCTTCCTGTCCAAGGCGCGCGCGCTCGAGTTGCTCGCGTTCGTCACGCTCTACAAGCTCGCCGACAACCTCGGCGGCGCGCTGGTGCGGCCGTTCCTCGTGCAGACCGGCTTCGACGATTTCGACGTCGGCATCGCCACCGCCACCATCGGGCTGACCGCGACGCTGCTGGGAACGTTTCTCGGGGGCATCCTGACCACGGCGCTGGGCCTCGGCCATTCGCTTTGGTTCTTCGGCGCGCTGCAGGTGCTCTCGAACGCGGGCTACGTCCTGATCGCCTCCGTTGGCGCGAACCGGCCGCTGATGTACGCGGCGATGGGCTTCGAGAGCCTGACCAGCGGAATGGGCACTGGCGCCTTCAGCGTACTGCTGCTGCGCATGACGCAGAAGCAGTTCTCGGCCACGCAGTACGCGCTCTTCTCGAGCCTGTTCGCGCTGCCGCGTCTGCTGGCGGGCCCGGTCACGGGCGTGATGGTGGATGCGATGGGATGGCGAGACTTCTTCCTGTTCACCATTGCCATCGGCATCCCCGGGCTCCTGATGCTGCAGCGCTTTTCGCCGCTGGGCGTGCGCGAGCCTCAGCTCGAAGGCCTGGCCGAAATTGCGCCGCGCCCGGTGACGCGGGCAGATCTGGTACGGCGCGGCGTCATCGGCGGCGCCGCCGGAATGGCGATCGCAGTGGCCTCGATGCTGCTGCTGGCGGTGCTGCGGCAGCGAAAGGCCGCGCCTGCCGAGCCCTTCGACATCACCGCCAACCTCTGGGCGATGCTGCTTCCCACCGACACCGGCGCCGCGCTCGGCCTGTTCGGCGCGGTTCTGTTCGCGCTCGTGCTGGGGCTCGCGAGCGCCGCCACCGCCGCCGCTCGCTCGCGTGACCGGCAGGAGCGGCGCACCGCTTCGCGATGAACAGCGCGGCTCAGCGCCTGGCGCCCCAGGTGTCCCAGTACGTCACCTCGCGTGCCGGAATGCGCTTGGCCGGCTTGAAGTCGTCGCCAGTGAAATAAGCCACCGGCAGCAGCGCGGCCTGCGTGACGTTCCTTGGAATGCCGAGCAGCTCGGCCGCCTCCTGCTCGAACATCAGATGAATCGTGGTCCACGCCGAGCCGAGCCCGCGCGCACGCGCAGCCAGCATGAAGGACCAGACGGCGGGAAGGATCGAGCCGTACATCGACGCCTGCGCGAACTGCGGCGCTTCCTCGAAGCGACCCTCGATGCACGGGATCACGAACACCGGCGCCTGCTCCATCGTCTGCGCCAGATAGACCGCCGAATCGACGACGCGCGGCATCTGCTGCTGGCGCGGATCGTCGGCCGGCCGCTCCTCGCGCGGCATCTGCGCGTACAGCTCGAAACCGCGACGGTACAGGTCCGCCAGTGCCTTCTTCTTGGCCTGATCGTAGATGACCAGGAACGACCAGGTCTGCTGGTTCGATCCGGTGGGCGCCTGAATGGCGATCTCGATGCATTCCTGGATCAGGTTGGGCGAGACCGCGCGCGTGTAGTCGAGGCGTTTGCGGACCGAGCGGGTCGTGGTGAGCAGGCGATCGGCGTCCATCAGGGTCTCCTTGCGGCGGGAGCGGCCGCGGTTGTCCGTGCGCATATGTGCCGAAAAACCGGACCGGCACAATTAGGGCGACGAGCTCAGCGTCGGCGAGTACTGGCGAAGGAGCCGTCGCGTCCACCAGGCGCCGGTGGCGGCGCGAGTGGACGGATCGGAGAAGCGATAGTCGTAGAGCATCGCGCGTACGTGAGCGGGTCGCTGGCCGTCGAACGGATCCTCGGCGAGCAGCTCGC
The genomic region above belongs to Candidatus Limnocylindrales bacterium and contains:
- a CDS encoding nitroreductase family protein, which encodes MDADRLLTTTRSVRKRLDYTRAVSPNLIQECIEIAIQAPTGSNQQTWSFLVIYDQAKKKALADLYRRGFELYAQMPREERPADDPRQQQMPRVVDSAVYLAQTMEQAPVFVIPCIEGRFEEAPQFAQASMYGSILPAVWSFMLAARARGLGSAWTTIHLMFEQEAAELLGIPRNVTQAALLPVAYFTGDDFKPAKRIPAREVTYWDTWGARR
- a CDS encoding MFS transporter — protein: MAEQKMSSWRAVAVALRSWRTASVSLLSFSSGLPLGLVWIAIPTWLAREGVDIKVIGLFTLVQAPWSFKFLWSPLMDRYAIPLPGMGRKLGWTLVAQAALLLSTLALANVSVSADAIWVVGSLTLAIALASATQDIAIDAYAVEVLRPQEQGAAVGARIALYRAAMFVAGGLAITMAGTWSWPAVFAGLALLYLPMAVVTLLAPRPDTETLPAPTSLRAAVWEPFVGFLSKARALELLAFVTLYKLADNLGGALVRPFLVQTGFDDFDVGIATATIGLTATLLGTFLGGILTTALGLGHSLWFFGALQVLSNAGYVLIASVGANRPLMYAAMGFESLTSGMGTGAFSVLLLRMTQKQFSATQYALFSSLFALPRLLAGPVTGVMVDAMGWRDFFLFTIAIGIPGLLMLQRFSPLGVREPQLEGLAEIAPRPVTRADLVRRGVIGGAAGMAIAVASMLLLAVLRQRKAAPAEPFDITANLWAMLLPTDTGAALGLFGAVLFALVLGLASAATAAARSRDRQERRTASR